The DNA segment CACTGCATCTGGCGTCGAACGCGTGGATCCCGCTGCAGCGGTGACTGGGAGATGACGAGTGCGGCCGGTGGCCGGGCGCCTTCGCTCACGAGGTCCTTCCTTGGCGTCGTGCCTGTTGACGGCCGGAGAACGCGACGAGGTTCTCCGCCGCGCCGGGCTTCCAGATGTCTTCGAGCGGGGTGCCGCCCGCGGGGACGGCCCGATCCGCCCCGGCGAACCGCTCGGCTGCACGCACGACGGATCCTCCGTCGCCGATTCGCTCGCCGAACAGCCGATCCTCGATGTACAGGTCGGCGAGCGGGGAGTCGATCGCGGCGACCTGGCACCCGAACGCGAGGGCTTCGTAGAGCACTGTGCTCGCGAATCCGACGACCGCTCGCACGCGCCCGAGTGATGCGTAGACGTCGCGGTCCCGGTCCAGGATCACGCGGTCTTCGGCGAGGAGCTCGGAGTAGAGGTCGGCCACGGTCGCCAGCTCGCTGGGGTGCGGCCGGAACAGGACGTTCCAGCCCTCCGGGAGCGCGTCGCGGAGCCGCCGCACGATCTCCGTCAGCTGCTCACGCTCGTAGACGCTCGACGCGACGAGCACGAGGTTCTCGCGCGCCGAGACCGGTTCGGCTTCGGACGACCGAGCATCGAGGTGCGGCTTCCCGATCGCGACCGTGGCGCCGGGGAACCGGACCGCTTCGGACCAGAACTCCCCGAACGTCAGCAGGGTGTCCGGGAGGCCTGCGTTCAGCTCGGGCGAGCGCATCGCCGCGCCGAAGTTGTATGCGGCGTGGCAGGGACCGATCCAGCCGTGCTGCAGCTCAGCGACGCCGATGCCGCGTCGATGCGCGATCGAGATCATGCTCGCACGGTCGCCGTACGCTGCGGTCTGCATGTAGATCGTGGAGGGCTGGACGCGATCGAGTACGCGGGCGAACTCGGCGTCGAGGTGGCGGATGCGTGCGCTCCGGTACACCAGCTGATCGATGGAGGTCCGGACGCGGTCCGGCTCGAGGCCGAAGTGCGCGAAGTGTCGGTAGACCTCTTCGGCCCATGCGGCGACCCGGGCCCGGTCGCTGCCGCCCAGCGGCTCGAGGCGGGTGCGCGTCTCGACCCTGCTGAGCGCATCGGCGAACGTGAACGTCGACGGGAATGCGGGGCGGGCGGCCCTGGCGGTGAAGGCGTCGAAGGGGAGATCCTGCAGGATCATCGCCTCGCTCTCGAGGGCCTCTGCGAATCCGTCCGCGAGCCAGTTCGACGTGCCGGCCGGTGTCGCATACGAGGTGCCCCCGTGGACGACGAACATCGCGGACCTTCGCGGAGCGCGCCCGGCGGAGCGGGGGTTCGGCAGGCTGCGGCGGGCGATCCGTCCGAGTGCGGCGATCTTCGAATCCCGTCGCCGTACGGCGACGGTGTTGAGCTCGGCTTCGGCGATGACGCGCGAGAGCGGGATGCGCAGCAGCGGCCAGAGCGGCACGTCACCGCCCGGGATCGTGTCGAACAGGATCGCTGGAGAGTCGTCCTCGAACGCGACGATCGCCTCGGTGCCCTCGGAGGAGATCACGCGCGCGAATCCGATTCCGCCGACGATGCGCCGACCGCCTCGAGGAACCGCGAGCCCTCGTGCTCGGCGGACAGCTCGCGGGCCGCGGCATCCGTGGCCGCCTTGATCTCCCGGACGCGGTCGGCGTCCATGGCGTTGATCCCGCGCGCCAGGTCCGCGGCGGTCCAGCCGGTCACGACCTCGCCGTTTCCGTGCGCCCTGACGAGCGAGACCATGTCGGGACTGTCTCCGACGATGACACCGACCCGCGCCTGAAGCGCCTCGAAGAACTTGTTCGGCAGCGCGAACCGGAGATTCTCCGCGATCGGCGGGTAGAAGATCACCTCGAGGTCGTACGCGTTGAGGACCTCGGGCAGTTGCTCCATGGGGACGGGGTCGCGGAAGCCCACGCGTGAACCCAGCGGCGCGGCCTTGCCCTTCAGCGCCTTGATGGTCTCGGCCGGACCGATGAGCATGAGCTCCAGCGTGAACCGGGATTCGACTTCGTGCATCGCGTCGATGAGGAGGTCGAGTCCGCGCGCGCGGGCCGCGACGCCGTGGTAGATGAGCTTGATCCGACCCGGATCGACCGGCGACGGCGTCCCCTCGGCGAACGCGACCGTGTTGCGGATGACGGTCGGTGCCTCGACATCGGCGTACTCGGAGTACAGGCCGGCGATCCCCGGCGACACCACCGTGCGCGAACCGATCCTCGAGTCGCCGACGAAGCTCGCGAGCCACAGCCGGAACCGCTTGAACAGCAGCGAATGGATGGCGCCGGTGTTCTGGCTCGGGGCGAACTCGTGCAGGTCGACGTGGAGGCGGCCGCCGGGCGCGAGCAGGTCGTCGAGGTGCTCGAGGCACCACGGCAGCATCTCGACCTCGTTGCAGATCACCAGGTCGTAGCGTTCGGCGCCCGGCTCGGTCATCGCGGGGGGCACCGTGCCGCCGATCAGCGCCGAGTACCGGGCGCGGTTCGGGAGGAACGCGTAGCAGGCGACCCGGACCGGGAAGGATCGTCGGGGCATCTCGAAGTGCGCACCGGCCTGGGCGTCCCATCCGCCGCCCCGCCCGAGCGTGTCGACGCTCCAGCCGGCCTCGGCGAGCCACCGCACCTGCTTCAGTACGCGCGGGTCGCGGGCGATGACGGAATCGGACGCGATCAGGACGCGGTTCGGGTGGGCTTGTGACACTGCAATAATCTACCAACCCCGAACGGGGGCTTCGCTCGCCCCGACGTATGCCGCTCGGCTCCTGGCGGTGCCGGGCCCCTGCCCCGAGGAGGGCCGACGTGACACAGCCACGGATCATCGTGCGACCGGCGGCGCCGGACGATTCGGAGGCGCTGCTCGGCTGGCGCAACGATCCCACGACACGCGCGGTGTCGCTCGACCGCGGGATCGTCGACCGGGCCGATCACGACCGCTGGTACGCCGCGGCGTTGGCGTCCACGAGCCGGCACATCCTCATCGCCGTCGTGCGGGAGGCGGGCTCGGAACTCCGGGTCGGCATGGTCCGATTCGACCGGTCCGAGGACGGCTCGCACGAGGTGAGCATCAACCTCGCGCCAGAGGCGAGGGGGAAGGGAATGTCCGGGGCGATCCTCGGTGCCGCGATCGAGGCGCTGCGCGAGGAGGCCGGCGCAGTGCTCCTCCGTGCGACGATCCGCGATGAGAACGAGCCCAGCATCCGCCTGTTCGCCGCGGCCGGGTTCCGGCTCGACGAGTCGTCCGACGGAGTCGGGCGCTACTCGCTCGCGCTCGACTGATCCGCGGGGGCGACCAGGTCCCAGTTCACCGGAGTTCCGGTCGCGGCGTCGCGTGCCGCGGTGCGTCCGAGCACGCGGTCGATCTCCGCCGGGGGCAGCCCGCCGGACGGGCGCACCGAGCGCACGTTCTCCGGGGTGAACCGTTCGCCCGCCCGAACATCGGCGGCGATGTACAGCGACGGCCTGAGCCTGAGCGACTCCGACTCGGCCGAGGTCGCCCAGGCATCCGCCGACCCGAGGGCGCGAGCTGCCGCGTCGCATTCCGCGACCAGCTGCGCCAGCTCGGACGGTTCGAGCGAGAACGCCGCGTCGACGCCGCCGTCGCCCCGGGACAGCGTGACGTGCTTCTCGATCACCGTCGCGCCGAGCGCGGTCGCGGCGACGGAGACGCCGATGCCGAGTGTGTGGTCGGACAGGCCGACCTTGGCGCCCCACATCCGCTGCATCGCGGGCATGCGCAGGAGGTTCGCGTCGTCAGGTTCCGCGGGGTAGGAGCTCGTGCAGGCGAGCAGGGTGAGGTCGGTGCACCCGCCAGACCGTGCGGCGGTCACCGCGGCATCGACTTCGCCGATCGACGCGGTGCCCACGGAGACGATCATCGGCTTGCCCGTACGGGCGACCTGCGCGATGAGCGGGAGGTCGACGATCTCGAGCGACGCGATCTTGTAGAGCGGCACGTCGAGCGACTCGAGGAACTCGACCGACGTCTCGTCGAACGGGGTGCTGAACGCGACCAGCCCGAGGTCGCGTGCGAGTTCGAAGATCGGCTCGTGCCATTCCCACGGCGTGTGCGCCTCGCGGTAGAGGTCGTACAGCGTTCGCGACGACCAGAGATCGTGGCCTTCGCTGATCCGGAACGCCGGAGCATCCACGTCGAGCGTGATCGTGTCGGGCGTGTACGTCTGGATCTTGACCGCGCTGGCGCCGGTGTCGGCGACGGCGCGCACGATGTCGAGGGCACGGGGAAGGGAGCCGTTGTGGTTCCCGGAGATCTCCGCGACGATCAACGGTCCGGCGGGCGTCGTCGGTGCGGGC comes from the Agromyces marinus genome and includes:
- a CDS encoding alpha-2,8-polysialyltransferase family protein → MISSEGTEAIVAFEDDSPAILFDTIPGGDVPLWPLLRIPLSRVIAEAELNTVAVRRRDSKIAALGRIARRSLPNPRSAGRAPRRSAMFVVHGGTSYATPAGTSNWLADGFAEALESEAMILQDLPFDAFTARAARPAFPSTFTFADALSRVETRTRLEPLGGSDRARVAAWAEEVYRHFAHFGLEPDRVRTSIDQLVYRSARIRHLDAEFARVLDRVQPSTIYMQTAAYGDRASMISIAHRRGIGVAELQHGWIGPCHAAYNFGAAMRSPELNAGLPDTLLTFGEFWSEAVRFPGATVAIGKPHLDARSSEAEPVSARENLVLVASSVYEREQLTEIVRRLRDALPEGWNVLFRPHPSELATVADLYSELLAEDRVILDRDRDVYASLGRVRAVVGFASTVLYEALAFGCQVAAIDSPLADLYIEDRLFGERIGDGGSVVRAAERFAGADRAVPAGGTPLEDIWKPGAAENLVAFSGRQQARRQGRTS
- a CDS encoding glycosyltransferase — its product is MSQAHPNRVLIASDSVIARDPRVLKQVRWLAEAGWSVDTLGRGGGWDAQAGAHFEMPRRSFPVRVACYAFLPNRARYSALIGGTVPPAMTEPGAERYDLVICNEVEMLPWCLEHLDDLLAPGGRLHVDLHEFAPSQNTGAIHSLLFKRFRLWLASFVGDSRIGSRTVVSPGIAGLYSEYADVEAPTVIRNTVAFAEGTPSPVDPGRIKLIYHGVAARARGLDLLIDAMHEVESRFTLELMLIGPAETIKALKGKAAPLGSRVGFRDPVPMEQLPEVLNAYDLEVIFYPPIAENLRFALPNKFFEALQARVGVIVGDSPDMVSLVRAHGNGEVVTGWTAADLARGINAMDADRVREIKAATDAAARELSAEHEGSRFLEAVGASSAESDSRA
- a CDS encoding GNAT family N-acetyltransferase; its protein translation is MTQPRIIVRPAAPDDSEALLGWRNDPTTRAVSLDRGIVDRADHDRWYAAALASTSRHILIAVVREAGSELRVGMVRFDRSEDGSHEVSINLAPEARGKGMSGAILGAAIEALREEAGAVLLRATIRDENEPSIRLFAAAGFRLDESSDGVGRYSLALD
- the pseI gene encoding pseudaminic acid synthase yields the protein MPAPTTPAGPLIVAEISGNHNGSLPRALDIVRAVADTGASAVKIQTYTPDTITLDVDAPAFRISEGHDLWSSRTLYDLYREAHTPWEWHEPIFELARDLGLVAFSTPFDETSVEFLESLDVPLYKIASLEIVDLPLIAQVARTGKPMIVSVGTASIGEVDAAVTAARSGGCTDLTLLACTSSYPAEPDDANLLRMPAMQRMWGAKVGLSDHTLGIGVSVAATALGATVIEKHVTLSRGDGGVDAAFSLEPSELAQLVAECDAAARALGSADAWATSAESESLRLRPSLYIAADVRAGERFTPENVRSVRPSGGLPPAEIDRVLGRTAARDAATGTPVNWDLVAPADQSSASE